A region from the Panicum hallii strain FIL2 chromosome 1, PHallii_v3.1, whole genome shotgun sequence genome encodes:
- the LOC112874467 gene encoding short integuments 2, mitochondrial-like isoform X4, with protein sequence MDSAERAIRARLSLVDLILEVRVARVPASSAFEPLHLRRPVEPDGRQVYMLNKGDLAEAYEIKKWMAYMKKKRTCPCIAVNSHKRESTKEGSFCLEACEGTEVAPVACWGI encoded by the exons ATGGACTCCGCCGAGCGCGCGATACGCGCCCGCCTCTCCCTCGTCGACCTCATCCTCGAGGTCCGCGTCGCGCGCGTACCCGCCTCCTCTGCGTTCGAGCCTCTCCACCTCCGCAGGCCTGTGGAGCCTGATGGCCGCCAGGTCTACATGCTCAACAAGGGCGATCTGGCTGAGGCGTACGAGATCAAG AAGTGGATGGCGTacatgaagaagaagaggacctGCCCGTGCATTGCGGTCAATTCGCACAAGAGGGAAAGCACCAAGGAG GGATCCTTTTGTCTAGAAGCATGTGAAGGGACCGAAGTGGCTCCAGTTGCTTGTTGGG GGATTTGA
- the LOC112874467 gene encoding DAR GTPase 2, mitochondrial-like isoform X3 has product MDSAERAIRARLSLVDLILEVRVARVPASSAFEPLHLRRPVEPDGRQVYMLNKGDLAEAYEIKKWMAYMKKKRTCPCIAVNSHKRESTKELLSVVRSRIKHGESDCTGTVLLIGIPNVGKSAIVNAMHHIGGIGAAGILLSRSM; this is encoded by the exons ATGGACTCCGCCGAGCGCGCGATACGCGCCCGCCTCTCCCTCGTCGACCTCATCCTCGAGGTCCGCGTCGCGCGCGTACCCGCCTCCTCTGCGTTCGAGCCTCTCCACCTCCGCAGGCCTGTGGAGCCTGATGGCCGCCAGGTCTACATGCTCAACAAGGGCGATCTGGCTGAGGCGTACGAGATCAAG AAGTGGATGGCGTacatgaagaagaagaggacctGCCCGTGCATTGCGGTCAATTCGCACAAGAGGGAAAGCACCAAGGAG TTATTGAGTGTTGTGCGATCGAGGATCAAGCATGGCGAGAGTGATTGCACGGGAACAGTCCTCCTCATCGGAATTCCTAACGTTGGCAAGTCTGCCATTGTTAACGCAATGCATCATATTGGGGGAATTGGGGCAGCAG GGATCCTTTTGTCTAGAAGCATGTGA
- the LOC112874467 gene encoding short integuments 2, mitochondrial-like isoform X1, with protein sequence MDSAERAIRARLSLVDLILEVRVARVPASSAFEPLHLRRPVEPDGRQVYMLNKGDLAEAYEIKKWMAYMKKKRTCPCIAVNSHKRESTKEGFEQVNLRPCALQVLPSLREKHDEFMLRELVQRWSNHKVMVRWLSRFFYYLDRYFITRSLTPLKEVGLASESFIL encoded by the exons ATGGACTCCGCCGAGCGCGCGATACGCGCCCGCCTCTCCCTCGTCGACCTCATCCTCGAGGTCCGCGTCGCGCGCGTACCCGCCTCCTCTGCGTTCGAGCCTCTCCACCTCCGCAGGCCTGTGGAGCCTGATGGCCGCCAGGTCTACATGCTCAACAAGGGCGATCTGGCTGAGGCGTACGAGATCAAG AAGTGGATGGCGTacatgaagaagaagaggacctGCCCGTGCATTGCGGTCAATTCGCACAAGAGGGAAAGCACCAAGGAG GGATTTGAGCAGGTGAACTTACGACCGTGTGCACTGCAG GTACTGCCTTCGTTAAGGGAGAAGCATGATGAGTTTATGTTGAGGGAGCTAGTGCAAAGGTGGTCAAACCATAAAGTGATGGTTCGGTGGCTCTCACGTTTCTTTTATTATCTTGATCGGTACTTCATCACGAGGTCACTTACTCCACTTAAAGAAGTTGGGCTTGCTTCCGAGAGTTTTATATTGTGA
- the LOC112874467 gene encoding short integuments 2, mitochondrial-like isoform X2, with translation MDSAERAIRARLSLVDLILEVRVARVPASSAFEPLHLRRPVEPDGRQVYMLNKGDLAEAYEIKKWMAYMKKKRTCPCIAVNSHKRESTKEGFEQVNLRPCALQISLPLSYSPPFSSMLECICMHVIEWRKCRHVLGSCNCDPLQSLVIILLFVVF, from the exons ATGGACTCCGCCGAGCGCGCGATACGCGCCCGCCTCTCCCTCGTCGACCTCATCCTCGAGGTCCGCGTCGCGCGCGTACCCGCCTCCTCTGCGTTCGAGCCTCTCCACCTCCGCAGGCCTGTGGAGCCTGATGGCCGCCAGGTCTACATGCTCAACAAGGGCGATCTGGCTGAGGCGTACGAGATCAAG AAGTGGATGGCGTacatgaagaagaagaggacctGCCCGTGCATTGCGGTCAATTCGCACAAGAGGGAAAGCACCAAGGAG GGATTTGAGCAGGTGAACTTACGACCGTGTGCACTGCAGATAAGTCTCCCCCTTTCCTATTCACCCCCTTTTTCATCTATGTTGGAGTGCATATGTATGCATGTGATTGAATGGAGAAAATGTAGGCATGTACTTGGAAGTTGCAACTGTGATCCACTGCAATCACTTGTGATTATTCTATTATTTGTTGTTTTCTGA